The following nucleotide sequence is from Pseudomonas sp. S09G 359.
GGTGACCTCGCTGGTGATCGGCGGGTTCGCCACGCTGACCATCCTCACCAAGAACTCGTTCCTCAATGAAATAACGCGCCAGTACGTCGTCACCGCGCGCGCCAAGGGCTTGAGCGAACGGCGCGTGCTGTACGGCCATGTGTTCCGCAACGCCATGCTGCTGGTGATCTCGGGGATTCCCCAGGCGTTTATCAGCGTATTTTTTGCCGGCTCGCTGCTGATCGAGGTGATCTTCTCCCTCGATGGCCTGGGCCGCATGAGCTACGAAGCCGCCGTGTCCCGCGACTATCCGGTGGTGTTCGGCTCGCTGTTTATCTTCACCTTGTTTGGCCTGCTGATAAAACTCATCGGCGACCTTTGCTACACCCTGGTGGACCCGCGTATCGACTTCGCCGCGAGGAACGCCTGATGCTTAATCTGTCTCCCGTGGCCCGCCGACGCTTCGAGCGTTTCAAGAAAAACCGTCGCGGCTGGTGGTCGCTGTGGCTGTTTATCGGCCTGTTTATCCTGACCCTCGGCGGTGAGTTGATCGCCAACGATAAACCGCTGGTGCTCAGCTACAAAAACGAGCTGTATTTCCCGGTGTTCAAGCGCTACACCGAGCAGCAGTTTGGCGGGCAGTTGCCATTCCAGGCCGACTACCGCAGCGACTACGTGCAAAAGCTGATAGAGCAGGACGGCGGCTGGATGCTGTTCCCACCGATCCCGTTCAGCGATGACACCCCCAACTACGAACTGACCCGCCCGGCCCCCAGCCCGCCCTCGACGGTGAACTGGCTGGGCACCGACGATCAGTCGCGGGATGTGTTGGCGCGGGTGATCTTTGGCGCGCGGGTATCGATATTGTTTGCCTTGGCGCTGACCGCCATCAGCGCCGCCATCGGTATTGCCGCCGGCGCCTTGCAGGGCTATTACGGCGGCTGGGTCGACCTGATCGGCCAGCGCGTGCTGGAAGTGTGGTCGGGGCTGCCCGTGCTGTACCTGCTGATTATCCTGTCGGGTTTTGTCGAGCCGAATTTCTGGTGGCTGCTGGGGATCATGGCGCTGTTTTCCTGGCTGGCCCTGGTGGACGTGGTGCGCGCCGAGTTCCTGCGAGGGCGCAACCTGGAATATGTGAAGGCCGCGCGGGCCCTGGGTTTGGGCGATGCCAAGATCATTCGCCGGCATATCCTGCCCAATGCCATGACCGCCACGTTGAGTTACCTGCCGTTCATTCTGACCGGGGCGATTTCCACCTTGAGCGCCCTGGATTTTCTCGGCTTCGGCATGCCGGCGGGCAGTGCATCGCTGGGTGAGTTGATCGCCCAAGGCAAGCAGAACCTGCAAGCGCCGTGGCTGGGCCTGACGGCGTTTTTCACCTTGGCGCTGATCCTGTCGCTGCTGGTCTTTATCGGCGAGGCGTTGCGTGACGCCTTCGACCCACGCTCATGAGTAATTGCGTATGAACCTGATCGAGATCCGCGACCTCAGCGTCGCCTTCAGCGGCCAGACCGTCGTCAGCAAACTGTGCCTGGACGTGCGCCCCGGCGAGTGCCTGGCGCTGGTTGGCGAATCGGGCTCGGGCAAGTCGGTGACGGCCCATTCGATTCTGCAACTGCTGCCGGAGGCCGGCACTGTCACCACCGGCTCCATCCGGTATCGCGGCCAGGAACTGATTAGCGCTTCGGCGGCCACCCTGCAAAAGCTGCGCGGCAACCGCATTGCGATGATCTTCCAGGAGCCGATGACCTCCCTGAACCCGCTGCACAGCATCGAAAAACAGATCGGCGAAACCCTGCTGCTGCACAAGGGCTTGGGCGGCAAGGCGGCGCAGGCGCGCATCCTCGAACTGCTCGACCTGGTGGGCATCCAGAAACCCCAGGAACGGCTCAAGGCTTACCCCCACCAGCTGTCCGGCGGCCAGCGCCAACGGGTGATGATCGCCATGGCCCTGGCCTGTGAGCCAGAGCTGCTGATCGCCGACGAGCCAACCACGGCGCTGGACGTGACCGTGCAGCGCAAGATCCTGCTGCTGCTCAAATCCCTGCAACAACGCCTGGGTATGTCGCTGCTGCTGATCAGCCACGACCTCAACCTGGTGCGCAGCATTGCCCAGCGCGTGTGTGTGATGCGCGCCGGGGAGATCGTCGAGCAGGCCGACTGCCAGACCCTGTTCACGGCCCCGCAGCACCCGTACAGCCGCCTGTTGCTCGACGCCGAACCTTCCGGCGATGTGCTGTGCAGTGACCCACGCGAGACGGTATTGGACGTCACCGACC
It contains:
- a CDS encoding ABC transporter permease; amino-acid sequence: MLNLSPVARRRFERFKKNRRGWWSLWLFIGLFILTLGGELIANDKPLVLSYKNELYFPVFKRYTEQQFGGQLPFQADYRSDYVQKLIEQDGGWMLFPPIPFSDDTPNYELTRPAPSPPSTVNWLGTDDQSRDVLARVIFGARVSILFALALTAISAAIGIAAGALQGYYGGWVDLIGQRVLEVWSGLPVLYLLIILSGFVEPNFWWLLGIMALFSWLALVDVVRAEFLRGRNLEYVKAARALGLGDAKIIRRHILPNAMTATLSYLPFILTGAISTLSALDFLGFGMPAGSASLGELIAQGKQNLQAPWLGLTAFFTLALILSLLVFIGEALRDAFDPRS
- a CDS encoding ABC transporter ATP-binding protein, which translates into the protein MNLIEIRDLSVAFSGQTVVSKLCLDVRPGECLALVGESGSGKSVTAHSILQLLPEAGTVTTGSIRYRGQELISASAATLQKLRGNRIAMIFQEPMTSLNPLHSIEKQIGETLLLHKGLGGKAAQARILELLDLVGIQKPQERLKAYPHQLSGGQRQRVMIAMALACEPELLIADEPTTALDVTVQRKILLLLKSLQQRLGMSLLLISHDLNLVRSIAQRVCVMRAGEIVEQADCQTLFTAPQHPYSRLLLDAEPSGDVLCSDPRETVLDVTDLSVQFPLGGGLFRRKTYLHAVDGISLSVQRGKTLGIVGESGSGKSTLGQAILRLLDSTGSIRFQGEALDPLNNQQMRPWRKQMQVVFQDPYGSLSPRMSVQQIISEGLEVHAPCSLADRDAQVIQVLKDVGLDPASRHRYPHEFSGGQRQRIAIARALVLKPALMLLDEPTSALDRTVQKQVVALLRELQEKYGLTYLFISHDLAVVRAMAHDMIVVKDGKVVERGASHDVFESPQHPYTKELLAAAHIPL